The Bacteroidales bacterium genome contains the following window.
GAGTTTGCGGTGCAGTGGTTAATTATACCGTAGATTATTCGGATAACTGCCCTGGGGCTGTCCTAAGCATGACTAGTGGATTAGCCAGTGGCTCCACGTATCCTATTGGCACTACACCTCATACTTATTTTGTTACTGATGCTGCCGGAAACTCGGCGGCATGCAGCTTTAATGTGACTGTCACTGATGATGAAGATCCTGTAATCACCTGCCCATCAAACATCAGCGCGGATAACGATGCCGGATTGTGTTCAGCGTCTATCACTATTATTGATGCCACGGCAACAGATAATTGTAATATTGATACTATCATCGGAATGAGAAGTGATGCTTTGCCATTAACAGACCCCTACCCTGTTGGGGCCACCACCATCACATGGATGGCTTACGATGATGCAGGATTGACTGATGATTGCATTCAGACCATCACGGTAAGCGACACCGCAACGCCTGCCATCATTTGCGCAACAGATCAGACGCAGACTGCCGATCCCGGAGTTTGCAGCGCCAATGTTATAGTTACAGGTCCGGCATACAGCGATAACTGCAGCATTTTAAGCCTCATCAATGATTTCAACGGAACTTCAGATGCCAGCTGGAACTATCCGGTGGATACCACCTTTGTAACATGGACTGTAACGGATGTGAACAGCAACACCAATACCTGCGTACAGACGATTATCGTTACCGACGATGAAGCCCCCGCACTGAGCTTTCCTTTTTATCCACAAACAGCTCAGGATATTGTCAATATGTTTCCGGGAACACCAGATGGGGAATACACTCTTTATTTTGGCGGCGACCCTGCCAAGCCCTTCAGGGCTTATTGCCACGACATGACCGGAACGCCAACAGAATATATCACCCTGCAATATACCGGTGTCGCATATAATCATTCCCAGTACTTAGCCGGTGGCCATATTACCGGCACCGATGTAAATACTTACTGGGATAAAATACGTTTTGACCCGCTGACCATGACGGTAAACACTGCGGACTTCCTGTTTTCAACTTCCACCGGGTATATTGATGGCTCGGGACTAACACAAGTCCCTTATGGCGAGGCGGGTGCCTGCAACTGGTGGGGAGTTCCAGGTACAGGAAATGTAGATTTGAGAGGTACTTCTTTTGCAGTCAATGATATCTGGATTCCGGTGGGCTGGGCGCAATGGGGTTCTTCAACGGTAAGCCCTGATGAACAGGTGGTTGACTTTAGCGGTGGCGGCCAGTGCGGCAGCAACAGGCCAAGCATGTGTCTTGATGGCGGCGGATACTGCCTGAGATTAAAATATTATCAACCTACTTATGGCACTACCCTCTCCGTCAGCTATCCGGTCAATATCATTCAAACTGCTGATTCCGGTGTTTGCCAGGCATTAGTTACTGTGCCAGAACCCAGTGGAACCGATAATTGCGGAGTTGACACCATTTATAACGATTACACCGGCACGGATGATGCCAGCGGCATTTACCCTGTGGATACCACAACTATCACATGGACTGTGGTTGATGTTCACGGGAACTCATTCTCATACACCCAGAACATCATAGTTACCGACAACGAGCCTCCAACCATCGCATGCGCTCCTAACCAGTCGCAACCCAGCGACCCGGGCGTGTGTACAGCTCTCGTAACCGTTGTACCACCTACTGTTGGTGATAACTGTGCTGTGGACACCCTGTATAATGATTACACCAGTACCGGTGATGCCAGCGCGGTATATCCCCTCGGTTTTACAGCTGTTACCTGGACTGTGGTTGACATTCATGGCAACTCCAGCACCTGCATACAGACCATCGAAGTTACTGATGATGAAGCACCAGTGATTACCTGCGGCTCCGACATCTCGCAAACCAACGACCCGGGCGTGTGCGGCGCCATGGTTAGCGTGCCGCCCTTCAATGGAGTGAGCTGCGAAATGACACCGGATTTCCAGGGGTATTATGACCCCGCTAACTGGCTCATGCAACAAGAATTCGGAAGCATCGGATATGTGGACACTGCAGGAGCTCCCGCAAGCATTTATATGAACGGCGGAGATAATTATTCTAATTCCTCTTCTGTTCTGTTCTATGAAATCACCATACCCTGCGACGGATACATCAATTTTACATGGAACTATCAGTCTTACGACTTAGCTCCTGAGTATGACCCCTTCGGATACTATATTGACGGGATATACACACAATTGTCAGACAATAACGGAGTACTTATTCAAAACGGAAACGCAAGCATTCCTGTGGCAACCGGCAATACTTTCGGATTTTACCTGAGTTCAAACAACTGGGACGGACAGCCGGTGAGCAGCTCTGAAGTATTCATTGAAAACTTCTCTGCACCCGCGCAGGTCATCGTTCCCAGCGATGCCATTGCCACCGACAACTGCGGTATCGCTTCCATTACCAACGATTATACCGGAACCTCTGATGCCAGTGCTTATTATCCTGTGGATACCACCACACTGACCTGGACAGTGACAGACTTTTCGGGAAATAGTTCCACCTGCACCCAAACCATCATCGTTACCGACGATGAAGTCCCAACCATCATTTGCCCCTTCTCCCCCGGCGGTGCCGTTCGCCCCGCTGACGCCGATTCCTGCTCGGCATACATCGCCGTGCCCCCCCCCCTGCCCGGAGATAATTGCGCATGGGATTATTACATCAACGACTTCACCGGAACCGACGACGCCAGCGGAACTTATCCCGTGGGACTCACAACAGTAACATGGACCGTCTTTGACATACATGGAAACACCAACACCTGCATAGATTATATCGAAGTGCTCGACGACCAGCCCCCCGTGGCCATGACCATGGATACCACCATCTATCTTGACGCCAATGGCATCGTCGGCATCACACCCGCCTTTGTCAACAACGGCTCCACAGACAACTGCGCCATTATCAATATGACCGTAACCCCTTCGCTCTTCACATGCACGAATGTGGGAAGTAACACCGTCACCCTCACCGTGTATGACACCCACGGCAACCTCGATATGGTAACCGCCACCGTAACGGTCATTGACAGCATTGTTCCCGTGGTGTTCTGCAACCCCGCCACCATTGCCCTTGACGCCACAGGAAACGCCACCCTGCTGCCCGAACAAGTGTTAAACGGCGCCTACGACGCCTGCGAAACCACACTGATGAGCATAGCACCCAACACATTCACCTGCACGGAAGTGGGAGACAACACCGTTACCCTCAGCGTGCAGGATGTCAACGGAAATATCGGAACATGCATCACCACAGTAACTGTGCAAGACAATACCCCGCCCATCGCATTGTGCCACGACCTTATGGTGTATCTCGACGCCACAGGCAACGCCGCCATTCTGGCTTCGGATATTGACAACGGCTCTTCAGACGCCTGCGGCATAGACACCCTCACTCTGAACACTTACGGCTTCACATGCGAAAATATCGGGCTCAATACCGTTACACTCTTTGCTGAAGATGTTAACGGAAACATCACTTCCTGCACGTCATACGTAATAGTAAAAGATACCATCCGCCCTGTGGCACTCTGCCAGGACATTACCGTACAACTTGACTCAACAGGTAATGCTTCCATTATTCCTGCCGATGTGGACGGAGGCTCTACCGACGCCTGCGGCATTGACACCATGACACTTAACATGTATGATTTCTCTTGTGTCAATGTCGGTGACAACAGCGTGATTTTGACCGTAACAGACATCAACGGAAATGTTTCTTCCTGCACGGCTACCGTTACTGTGGAAGATAATGTACCGCCCGTTGCTCTGTGTCAGGATATTGACCTTTACCTTGACGCTTCAGGCAATGCTTCTATCATACCAGACGATGTGGACGGAGGCTCATCTGACGCCTGTGGTATTGACAATATGAGTGTAATACCTAATACATTTACATGTGCCGAAGTGGGGGACAATATTGTTACTCTTGAAGTAACTGATGTTAACGGAAATATGTCTTCATGTACAGCTACAGTAAATGTAATGGATACAGTACCTCCTGTAGCGCTTTGCCAGAACATCAACTTACAACTTGATGAATTTGGCAATGCTTCCATCACCAGCGATGATATTGACAATGGCTCAAGCGATGCCTGCGGCATCGCAAACATGTCGCTTGATGTGTATGATTTCTCATGTACAGATGTCGGCGACAACAGCGTGGTGCTTACCGTAACCGATGTCAACGGAAATGTTTCTTCCTGCAACGCCACCGTTACCGTGCTTGATACAGTGCCGCCTGTGGCACTCTGCCAGAACATTACCATTCAGCTTGATGAAACAGGAAATGCTGCCATCGCCACCGCTGATGTGGACAACGGCTCCTGGGATGCCTGCGGCATCGCAAACATGGTGCTCGATGTGTATGATTTCTCATGTACCGATGTCGGCGACAACAGCGTGGTGCTCACCGTAACCGATATCAACGGAAATATCTCATCATGTGTTGCCAATGTTTTTGTGGAAGACCTGGTGCCGCCTGTAGCCCTTTGCCACGATATCACCATACAATTAGATGAATTTGGCAACGCTTCCATAGCAGCTGCCGATATTGACAACGGCTCCAATGATGCCTGTGGCATTGACATCATGACTGTGTTGCCAAACACCTTTACCTGCGGCAATGTCGGATACAACCCCGTGGTACTCACCGTTACAGACGTGAACGGAAACTCTGCAAGCTGTGCCGCCACCGTTACCGTGCAGGATGTGGTACCGCCCGTCGCCGTATGCCAGGATATCACCGTATATCTTGACGATGCAGGCAACGTAAGCATCACCGGCGCAGATGTGGACAACGGCTCCAGCGACGCCTGCGGCATTGCTTTCCTGAATGTGAGCCCCAATGTGTTTACCTGCAGCCATGTCGGCGACAATATCGTAACATTAACCGTTACCGACAACAACATGAACACCACCACATGCACCGCCACCGTCACCGTGAAAGACTCCATAGCTCCTGTGGCGCTCTGCCACGACATCACCGTTTACCTCAACGTGAACGGAAACCTCGCCATTATTCCTGAAGACGTGGACAACGGCTCCAGCGATGCCTGCGGAACCACACTGGCAGTAACGCCCAACTACTTCGACTGCGGCAGTGTGGGGCCAAATACCGTGGTACTCACTGTAACAGACCCCAGCGGAAACTTCAGCTCCTGTGTCGCCATTGTTACCGTGGTGGACAACATCCCGCCACAGGCTCTTTGCCAGAACATCAGCATTTATCTGGACAATAACGGAGAAGCGGCTATCCTACCGGAAGATGTGGACTATGGCTCCAATGATGCCTGCGGCATCGCCTCGCTGACAGTATTCCCCAACGAATTCCTTTGCTCCAATGTAGGAGAAAATATCGTTACCCTGACAGCAACAGACATTTATGGAAATGTGGCATCATGCTCCGCCGTGGTTACCGTGCTTGACACCATCGTACCTGTGATAAACTGCCCGGAAAACCTCGCCGTGAACACACTGCCGGGAGAATGCAATGCGACCATCATTAACCTCGGGTTCCCCACTTTCGCAGATAACTGTGTCATATCTGGCGTGAACAATGACGACATAGATATTTACCCGCTCGGATTCACAAACGTAACATGGGTAGTGTCGGACATTCACGGAAACACCAGCACCTGCATACAATCCGTGTATGTGGAAAGCATGCCGCTGGCTATAAACGATACCGTTATTACTGCTGAAAACACGCCCGTTATCATCCCCATACTCGAAAACGACCTCGATTGCGGAAACAACCTAAACCCCGCTTCCATCAACATTTTCAACGGACCCGACAACGGAACAGTAACCATAGATTATGTGAACGGAACCGTAACCTACACACCCGACTACCTCTTCTATGGTAACGACCAGTTCGACTACCAGGTCTGCGACTCTACAGGACTCTGCTCTGTTGCCACTGTTTACGTCACCGTTGAACAAATCATCAATCCCGTGCTCGGAATTGCAAAAATGCTCTCAAATGTTGAAGAGATGCCAGACCATACCTTCAACATTACCTATATGATTACGGTGGAAAACCTCGGAAACGACCTGCTCACAAATATACAGGTGACAGACAACCTGCACACCGTGTTCGGATGGCCGTTAAAATACTCCATCATCGACCCGCCAAACACCAACAATA
Protein-coding sequences here:
- a CDS encoding HYR domain-containing protein, producing MKRIYNLLIVFLCCFAATFSYAQTEFWGMTSRGGNGGGVIFSYDPATDTYTKKLDFDGAANGITPCGSLMQADNGLLYGMTNIGGANNMGVLFSYDPSTDTYTEKLDFNGATNGANPYGSLMQAANGLLYGMTRSGGANDMGVLFAYDPATDTYTKKFDFNTTNGRYPYGSLMQAGNGLLYGMTASGGANIMGVLFAFDPATDTYTKKLDFYGSANGSGPYVSLMQAGNGLLYGMTRSGGANDMGVLFAYDPATDTYTKKLDFNGAANGNYPIGSLMQAGNGLLYGMTANGGDNDMGVLFAYDPATDTYTEKLDFNGATNGANPSGSLMQAGNGLLYGMTFYGGANDMGVLFAYDPATDTYTKKLDYDGTNGGNPYFTNLLETPKAGETIATSPLASNTLCEGESLNVDYTVSGTFNAGNIFTAELSDATGSFATPVAIGTLASTTDGTISCTIPLGTTEGTAYRIRVVSSDPVVTGTDNGSDITINTIPVITCPADVSVSNDAGFCGAVVNYSPATATGEPAPVITYSQDAGTFFPVGTTTVTAIATNSCGSDTCTFTVTVTDNEIPVITCAAEITQQSTPPSSGSVIISTPSLNYYVYNGTYYQFDFTDPIPSGSTLTGVTLNTTVYYPYSTATAENEWIISGTNVGSTYPSAPAGNYTYTTNFSGNIPGYVYGGTNNMRLYSFWNDVNFQNATITLYYFLPGTCNAYVTVPAPTFSDNCPGTSITNDFNSTADATGTYTVGTTTVIWTATDSAGNTNSCTQEITITDNEPPVISCPADINEATATVGETLCGKNVTITDATATDNCALDTIYGIRSDALLLSEPYPVDTTTIKWYAYDEAGNVDSCLQTIIITDGTLPLISCPADISVSNDPGVCGAVVNYTVDYSDNCPGAVLSMTSGLASGSTYPIGTTPHTYFVTDAAGNSAACSFNVTVTDDEDPVITCPSNISADNDAGLCSASITIIDATATDNCNIDTIIGMRSDALPLTDPYPVGATTITWMAYDDAGLTDDCIQTITVSDTATPAIICATDQTQTADPGVCSANVIVTGPAYSDNCSILSLINDFNGTSDASWNYPVDTTFVTWTVTDVNSNTNTCVQTIIVTDDEAPALSFPFYPQTAQDIVNMFPGTPDGEYTLYFGGDPAKPFRAYCHDMTGTPTEYITLQYTGVAYNHSQYLAGGHITGTDVNTYWDKIRFDPLTMTVNTADFLFSTSTGYIDGSGLTQVPYGEAGACNWWGVPGTGNVDLRGTSFAVNDIWIPVGWAQWGSSTVSPDEQVVDFSGGGQCGSNRPSMCLDGGGYCLRLKYYQPTYGTTLSVSYPVNIIQTADSGVCQALVTVPEPSGTDNCGVDTIYNDYTGTDDASGIYPVDTTTITWTVVDVHGNSFSYTQNIIVTDNEPPTIACAPNQSQPSDPGVCTALVTVVPPTVGDNCAVDTLYNDYTSTGDASAVYPLGFTAVTWTVVDIHGNSSTCIQTIEVTDDEAPVITCGSDISQTNDPGVCGAMVSVPPFNGVSCEMTPDFQGYYDPANWLMQQEFGSIGYVDTAGAPASIYMNGGDNYSNSSSVLFYEITIPCDGYINFTWNYQSYDLAPEYDPFGYYIDGIYTQLSDNNGVLIQNGNASIPVATGNTFGFYLSSNNWDGQPVSSSEVFIENFSAPAQVIVPSDAIATDNCGIASITNDYTGTSDASAYYPVDTTTLTWTVTDFSGNSSTCTQTIIVTDDEVPTIICPFSPGGAVRPADADSCSAYIAVPPPLPGDNCAWDYYINDFTGTDDASGTYPVGLTTVTWTVFDIHGNTNTCIDYIEVLDDQPPVAMTMDTTIYLDANGIVGITPAFVNNGSTDNCAIINMTVTPSLFTCTNVGSNTVTLTVYDTHGNLDMVTATVTVIDSIVPVVFCNPATIALDATGNATLLPEQVLNGAYDACETTLMSIAPNTFTCTEVGDNTVTLSVQDVNGNIGTCITTVTVQDNTPPIALCHDLMVYLDATGNAAILASDIDNGSSDACGIDTLTLNTYGFTCENIGLNTVTLFAEDVNGNITSCTSYVIVKDTIRPVALCQDITVQLDSTGNASIIPADVDGGSTDACGIDTMTLNMYDFSCVNVGDNSVILTVTDINGNVSSCTATVTVEDNVPPVALCQDIDLYLDASGNASIIPDDVDGGSSDACGIDNMSVIPNTFTCAEVGDNIVTLEVTDVNGNMSSCTATVNVMDTVPPVALCQNINLQLDEFGNASITSDDIDNGSSDACGIANMSLDVYDFSCTDVGDNSVVLTVTDVNGNVSSCNATVTVLDTVPPVALCQNITIQLDETGNAAIATADVDNGSWDACGIANMVLDVYDFSCTDVGDNSVVLTVTDINGNISSCVANVFVEDLVPPVALCHDITIQLDEFGNASIAAADIDNGSNDACGIDIMTVLPNTFTCGNVGYNPVVLTVTDVNGNSASCAATVTVQDVVPPVAVCQDITVYLDDAGNVSITGADVDNGSSDACGIAFLNVSPNVFTCSHVGDNIVTLTVTDNNMNTTTCTATVTVKDSIAPVALCHDITVYLNVNGNLAIIPEDVDNGSSDACGTTLAVTPNYFDCGSVGPNTVVLTVTDPSGNFSSCVAIVTVVDNIPPQALCQNISIYLDNNGEAAILPEDVDYGSNDACGIASLTVFPNEFLCSNVGENIVTLTATDIYGNVASCSAVVTVLDTIVPVINCPENLAVNTLPGECNATIINLGFPTFADNCVISGVNNDDIDIYPLGFTNVTWVVSDIHGNTSTCIQSVYVESMPLAINDTVITAENTPVIIPILENDLDCGNNLNPASINIFNGPDNGTVTIDYVNGTVTYTPDYLFYGNDQFDYQVCDSTGLCSVATVYVTVEQIINPVLGIAKMLSNVEEMPDHTFNITYMITVENLGNDLLTNIQVTDNLHTVFGWPLKYSIIDPPNTNNTITPNNLFDGNADINLLDASQSYLEVGQNATIVFTVNLEIYGATQEFCNSALGTAFGSLGVYVEDISDNGYISDSDGNGSAGDEGEDDCTPLTITPYDVRFPQAFSPDGDGINDRFMVAGIEEYPDNELTVFNR